From the genome of Notolabrus celidotus isolate fNotCel1 chromosome 5, fNotCel1.pri, whole genome shotgun sequence, one region includes:
- the LOC117812694 gene encoding olfactory receptor 4K14-like, translated as MVKDYRGAVLFICVNMNNFSEVTSINLSAYYGMGDLKPLYFCIFLIVYITIIFENVVILGLVYREKSLHEPMYLLLCNLAVNGLYGGTALLPAMLSKLLSHSYEISVPLCQTQIYAVHTYAITEFTILAAMSYDRYVAICYPLLYHTIMPQRVVKLIVFTWLYPFLAFLIVLIFTLQLRFCERTIEKVYCMNYLLVKLACTDTSIANIVGLLSVALYTLPQIAIIFYSYGHILRICVMSVRGSNVKALRTCTPHLLAVSNYSIGCFIEIAQSRFNIRHLPYQTKLFLSIYFLIFPPILNPAIYVLSIQHIRVRLFRIFSRNKRTGPQ; from the exons atggtAAAG GATTACAGAGGTGCTGTACTGTTTATTTGTGTCAACATGAACAATTTCTCTGAAGTCACATCTATTAATCTATCTGCTTACTATGGGATGGGTGATCTGAAGCCATTGTACTTCTGCATTTTCTTAATTGTATACATTACCATTATCTTTGAAAATGTAGTTATTCTCGGATTGGTTTATCGTGAAAAGTCTTTGCATGAGCCGATGTATTTATTACTGTGTAACTTGGCAGTGAATGGTCTGTATGGAGGTACAGCTTTACTGCCAGCAATGCTCAGCAAACTGCTGTCGCACTCGTATGAGATATCTGTACCGCTTTGTCAGACACAGATCTATGCTGTGCACACGTATGCCATCACTGAATTTACAATTCTTGCAGCGATGAGTTATGACAGGTATGTGGCTATTTGTTATCCCCTGCTTTATCATACCATCATGCCACAGAGAGTTGTTAAACTCATTGTTTTCACCTGGCTTTACCCTTTTCTTGCCTTtctcattgttttaattttcactCTTCAGTTGAGGTTTTGTGAAAGAACAATAGAAAAGGTATACTGCATGAATTACTTATTAGTGAAACTTGCCTGTACTGACACATCTATTGCCAACATAGTTGGCCTGCTATCTGTAGCTCTGTATACACTTCCACAGATTGCTATCATTTTTTATTCCTATGGACACATTCTGAGAATATGTGTAATGTCAGTTAGAGGATCTAATGTTAAAGCCCTCCGTACCTGCACCCCCCACCTCTTAGCAGTATCAAACTATTCAATTGGGTGCTTTATCGAAATAGCACAAAGTCGATTTAACATCCGTCACCTGCCTTACCaaacaaagttgtttttatctatttattttttgattttcCCACCCATTCTTAATCCAGCCATTTATGTCCTGAGTATTCAGCACATAAGGGTTCGTCTGTTTAGGAtattcagcagaaataaaaggaCAGGACCTCAGTAG
- the LOC117812691 gene encoding olfactory receptor 52D1-like has protein sequence MDNTTVLTFTMTAYAVMENHKHGLFTVFLLLYLITITLNSLLVVVIRQNKELHQPMNVFTCVLSINEIYGTTALLPAVMAVLLSDKHETSVQWCLAQVYFLHTYASAEFFILAVMGYDRYVAICYPLHYHSIMSHSKIGKLVALASLYPLILFACYYALTLQLSFCGKLVPKLYCVNFEVVKNACSDPSYISIVGLVLILAFVVPQVGMIFFSYVQIARVCRRLLRQSQGSALKTCIPHLFSLMNYTIGSMFEVIQTRFNMRHVAVEVRIFLSLYFVIIPSVFNPVLYGLGTHLVRVHILKLLFRHKILSKKLNKTLVAG, from the coding sequence ATGGACAACACAACAGTGCTGACATTCACAATGACAGCATATGCTGTGATGGAAAACCACAAACATGGACTGTTTACTGTATTCCTCCTGCTGTATCTCATCACCATTACTTTGAATTCACTGCTCGTTGTTGTCATACGCCAAAACAAAGAGCTGCATCAACCTATGAatgtgttcacatgtgtgtTATCCATCAATGAAATATACGGCACCACTGCGTTATTACCTGCGGTCATGGCTGTGCTGCTGTCTGACAAACATGAAACCAGTGTGCAGTGGTGTCTGGCTCAGGTCTACTTCCTACACACATATGCTTCTGCTGAGTTCTTTATATTAGCTGTTATGGGATATGACAGATATGTTGCCATCTGTTATCCACTGCATTACCACAGCATCATGTCTCATTCAAAGATAGGAAAGCTTGTTGCATTAGCAAGTCTTTACCCCCTCATTTTGTTTGCGTGTTATTACGCTCTGACCTTACAGCTCAGCTTCTGTGGAAAACTAGTGCCAAAATTATACTGTGTGAACTTCGAAGTGGTCAAAAACGCGTGTTCAGATCCATCATACATAAGTATAGTTGGGCTTGTGCTTATTCTGGCTTTTGTTGTGCCTCAGGTtgggatgatttttttctcctaTGTACAAATTGCAAGAGTGTGTCGAAGATTATTGAGACAATCTCAAGGCAGTGCTCTTAAAACATGTATccctcatttattttctttgatgaaCTACACCATTGGCTCCATGTTTGAAGTCATCCAAACTAGATTTAACATGAGACATGTAGCTGTTGAGGTACGGATCTTCCTCTCTTTATATTTTGTCATCATCCCATCAGTTTTCAACCCAGTGCTGTACGGACTGGGGACTCACTTGGTGAGGGTTCATATACTGAAACTGTTATTTAGACATAAGATCCTGTCTAAAAAGCTAAATAAGACACTGGTTGCAGGTTAA
- the LOC117812692 gene encoding olfactory receptor 52D1-like produces MSNFSEVTAINLSAYYGMDDLKPMYFCIFLTVYLTIIVENVVLIRLVYQEKTLHEPMYLLLCNLAVNGLYGGTALLPAMLSKLLSHSYEISVPLCQTQIYAVHTYATTEFTILAAMSYDRYVAICYPLRYHTIMPQRVVKLIVFTWLYPFLAFLTVIVFTLQLRFCERTIEKVYCTNYLLVKLACTDTSIVNIVGLLSAVLYTLPQLVMIFYSYGHILRICAVSFSKSKLKALRTCTPHLLAIFNYSIGCFLEIAQSRFNIRHLPYQSKLFLSMYFLIFPPILNPAIYGLSIQHIRARLFRIFSRKGN; encoded by the coding sequence ATGAGTAATTTCTCTGAAGTGACAGCTATCAATCTATCTGCTTACTATGGGATGGATGACCTGAAGCCAATGTATTTCTGTATATTTCTGACAGTGTACTTAACCATTATTGTTGAAAATGTGGTCTTGATAAGGTTGGTGTACCAAGAAAAGACTTTGCATGAGCCGATGTATTTATTGCTGTGTAACTTGGCAGTGAATGGTCTGTATGGAGGTACAGCTTTATTGCCAGCAATGCTCAGCAAACTGCTGTCACACTCGTATGAGATATCTGTACCGCTTTGTCAGACACAGATCTATGCTGTGCACACGTATGCCACCACTGAATTTACAATTCTTGCAGCGATGAGTTATGACAGGTATGTGGCTATTTGTTATCCCCTGCGTTATCATACCATCATGCCACAGAGAGTTGTTAAACTCATTGTTTTCACCTGGCTTTACCCTTTTCTTGCCTTCCTGACTGTTATAGTTTTCACTCTTCAGTTGAGGTTTTGTGAAAGAACAATAGAAAAGGTGTACTGCACGAATTACTTATTAGTGAAACTCGCTTGTACTGACACATCCATTGTGAATATAGTTGGCCTGTTATCTGCAGTTCTATACACACTCCCACAGCTTGTTATGATTTTTTATTCCTATGGACATATCCTCAGAATATGTGCGGTATCATTCAGCAAATCCAAGCTCAAAGCCCTCCGTACCTGCACCCCCCACCTCCTAGCAATATTCAACTATTCAATTGGGTGCTTTCTTGAAATAGCACAAAGTCGATTTAACATTCGTCACCTGCCTTACCAATCAAAGTTGTTTTTATCTATGTATTTTTTGATTTTCCCACCCATTCTTAATCCAGCCATTTATGGACTGAGTATTCAGCACATAAGGGCTCGTCTGTTTAGGATATTCAGCAGAAAAGGGAATTAA